The Saccharopolyspora gloriosae genome window below encodes:
- the katG gene encoding catalase/peroxidase HPI, whose translation MTDSPDTETGGCPVAHGGRIPHPTQGNGNDTWWPNRLNLKLLAKNPAVADPLGEDFDYAAEFKTLDLPAVKRDVLDVLTTSQDWWPADFGHYGPLMIRMAWHSAGTYRVSDGRGGAGSGQQRFAPLNSWPDNVSLDKARRLLWPVKQKYGRKLSWADLLVLAGNVALESMGFETFGFAGGRVDGWEPEDDVYWGSETTWLGSDQRISDGEQRNLEQPLGATHMGLIYVNPEGPEGKPDPVAAARDIRETFGRMAMNDEETVALIAGGHTFGKTHGAAPDSNLGPNPEAAPLEAQGLGWSNAHGTGKGADTITSGLEVTWTSTPTQWGNGFFENLFGYEWELYQGPGGGWQWKPKDGAGDGTVPDAHDSANKIAPNMLTTDLSLKLDPIYEPISRRFWENPAEFADAFARAWFKLTHRDMGPVDRYVGPEVPSEELIWQDPIPKPDHELIGDAEIAALKADIAASGLTVRQLVSTAWASASTFRGSDKRGGANGGRIRLEPQRSWEVNEPEALATVITALEGIQESFNAGSGAKKVSFADLVVLAGGVGVERAAKAAGFDIAVPFTPGRGDATAEQTDAESFSHLEPATDGFRNYAGKGSTLPAEYQLIDRANLLTLSTPELTVLVGGLRVLDVNHEQSQQGVLTDRPGTLTNDFFVNLLDLGTTWKPADESSTTFEGTDGSGKAITGSRVDLVFGSNSELRAVAEVYAAADAQEKFVGDFVKAWTKVMNLDRFDVA comes from the coding sequence GTGACCGACAGCCCTGACACCGAGACCGGTGGTTGCCCCGTCGCGCACGGCGGCCGCATCCCCCACCCCACCCAGGGGAACGGCAACGACACTTGGTGGCCGAACCGGCTGAACCTGAAGCTGCTGGCGAAGAATCCCGCGGTCGCCGACCCGCTGGGCGAGGACTTCGACTACGCCGCCGAGTTCAAGACCCTGGACCTGCCCGCGGTGAAGCGCGACGTCCTCGACGTCCTCACCACCTCGCAGGACTGGTGGCCCGCCGACTTCGGGCACTACGGCCCGCTGATGATCCGGATGGCGTGGCACAGCGCCGGCACCTACCGGGTCAGCGACGGCCGCGGCGGCGCCGGATCCGGGCAGCAGCGGTTCGCGCCGCTCAACAGCTGGCCGGACAACGTCAGCCTGGACAAGGCCCGCCGCCTGCTGTGGCCGGTCAAGCAGAAGTACGGCCGCAAGCTGTCCTGGGCAGACCTGCTGGTGCTCGCGGGCAACGTGGCGCTGGAGTCGATGGGCTTCGAGACCTTCGGCTTCGCCGGTGGCCGCGTCGACGGCTGGGAACCCGAGGACGACGTGTACTGGGGCTCCGAGACGACCTGGCTCGGCAGCGACCAGCGCATCTCCGACGGTGAGCAGCGCAATCTGGAGCAGCCGCTGGGCGCGACCCACATGGGCCTGATCTACGTCAACCCGGAAGGCCCGGAGGGCAAGCCGGACCCGGTGGCCGCCGCGCGCGACATCCGCGAGACGTTCGGCCGGATGGCGATGAACGACGAGGAGACCGTCGCCCTCATCGCCGGCGGGCACACCTTCGGCAAGACCCACGGTGCCGCCCCGGACTCCAACCTCGGCCCGAACCCGGAGGCCGCGCCGCTGGAAGCGCAGGGCCTCGGCTGGTCCAACGCCCACGGCACCGGCAAGGGCGCCGACACCATCACCAGCGGCCTGGAGGTCACCTGGACCTCCACGCCGACGCAGTGGGGCAACGGCTTCTTCGAGAACCTCTTCGGCTACGAGTGGGAGCTCTACCAGGGCCCCGGCGGCGGCTGGCAGTGGAAGCCGAAGGACGGTGCCGGTGACGGCACGGTGCCCGACGCCCACGACTCGGCGAACAAGATCGCGCCGAACATGCTCACCACCGACCTGTCGCTCAAGCTCGACCCGATCTACGAGCCGATCTCGCGGCGGTTCTGGGAGAACCCGGCGGAGTTCGCGGACGCGTTCGCCCGCGCCTGGTTCAAGCTGACCCACCGCGACATGGGCCCCGTCGACCGCTACGTCGGCCCCGAGGTCCCGTCCGAAGAGCTGATCTGGCAGGACCCGATCCCCAAGCCGGACCACGAGCTCATCGGCGACGCCGAGATCGCGGCGCTGAAGGCGGACATCGCCGCCTCCGGGCTCACCGTGCGCCAGCTCGTCTCCACGGCGTGGGCCTCGGCGTCCACGTTCCGCGGCAGCGACAAGCGCGGCGGCGCCAACGGTGGCCGCATCCGCCTCGAACCGCAGCGCAGCTGGGAGGTCAACGAGCCGGAGGCGCTCGCGACCGTCATCACCGCGCTGGAGGGCATTCAGGAGTCGTTCAACGCCGGGTCCGGCGCCAAGAAGGTCTCTTTCGCCGACCTGGTCGTGCTGGCAGGCGGCGTCGGTGTCGAGCGGGCCGCGAAGGCCGCCGGATTCGACATCGCGGTCCCGTTCACGCCGGGCCGCGGCGACGCCACCGCCGAGCAGACCGACGCCGAGTCGTTCTCGCACCTCGAACCGGCCACCGACGGGTTCCGCAACTACGCGGGCAAGGGCTCGACGCTGCCCGCCGAGTACCAGCTCATCGACCGGGCGAACCTGCTCACCCTGAGCACGCCGGAGCTGACCGTCCTCGTCGGCGGCCTGCGGGTGCTCGACGTGAACCACGAGCAGTCGCAGCAGGGCGTGCTCACCGACCGGCCGGGCACGCTCACGAACGACTTCTTCGTCAACCTGCTCGACCTGGGCACGACGTGGAAGCCCGCCGACGAGTCCTCGACGACGTTCGAAGGCACCGACGGCTCCGGCAAGGCCATCACCGGCAGCCGCGTCGACCTGGTGTTCGGCTCGAACTCCGAGCTGCGGGCCGTCGCCGAGGTCTACGCCGCCGCCGACGCCCAGGAGAAGTTCGTCGGCGACTTCGTCAAGGCCTGGACCAAGGTCATGAACCTGGACCGGTTCGATGTTGCCTGA